The Rathayibacter caricis DSM 15933 genomic sequence GTTCACGTACCCGATGTCGAGGTACTGCGCCGGGATTCGGACCACCGCGTAGGACTGCGTACCCGCGGTCGGCCCCGCCGTGCGGATGAGGGCGTCGACGATCGGGGTCTGCCCGCCGCCGACGGCGCCGACGTTGGTGTTCGCCCAGACGATGTAGCGGTCGAAGTTGCTGGTGTCGACGGGCGGGGTCGTGTCCGACGCGGCGGCGAGCGGAGCGCCGATCGCGGTGGCGACGACGGGGACGGTCCAGGCGGCGCCGGCGACGACGGTGCGGCGGGGGAGCGATCCGGGGGTGTTCTCGGTCATGCGGTTCCTGACTTGTCGGTGAACGGGACGACGGCCATGGTGTCGAGCGCACGTCCTGCGGAACCGGGATCCGAGGGGACTCCGCGCGGACTGCGCGCCGGATCCGCGCATCCTGCGCAATCGGGCGCCGCTCGCTCCGTCGTCTCCCACCATTGATCCGCGGGCGCCTCGTGCGGCCCCGACGATCGCGCGCGAAGAGACGAGGACCCCGTGACGACACCGCCAGGCAGCCCGGTGCGCCGATCCGCCTCACTCGCCGGGGAGGAGGCGGTCGCCTGGCTCGCGTCGGCCGGCTTCCGGGTCCTCGACCCGCGTCCTCCCCGCGTCTACGTCGACGAGGTGCGCGGTGCGGACCTCCGCATCGCGAGGTACTGGCACTCCGAGACGACGCTGCTCCGCGAGGCGCCCGCGCGTCCGCGAGTCGCCGTGCTCCTCCAGGTCGACGGAGCCGTCGAACTCGAGACGCCGACGTGGTCCGATTGCGCGGGGCCGGGATCCATCGCCCTGCTTCCGGCGTTCGACAGCGCGACGGTCTCGGCGCGGGTCTCCGGAGCGCGGCTCGAGGTCGAGTTCGACGCCGATCAGCTGCCGGAGTCGGTGCGCCGCGACTACACGGCCGGCGCGCTGCTCGACGCCGAGGTCAGGCCGTTCTCCTCGGTTCTCATCTCGACTCTCAACGCGGCGTTCAACTCCGAGCTGGCACCGGAGGATCCGCGGTTCGCTGCGTTCCGCCTCGCGGTGCGCAGCCTCGTCTCAGGGCTGCTCACGGTGGACGCGGCGGCGCAGGGGCGCCTCGCTACCCGGCAGGAGCTGCTGGTCGACCGCGCCCGCAGGATGATCGCGGAGAGAGCAGCCGACAGGGCGTTCTCGAGCGCCGTGCTGAGCGACGAGCTGCGGATCTCGCCGCGCTCGCTGCAGGAGGCGTTCGCCGCTCACGGATCGAGTCCGGCTGCCGAGATCCGCGCCGAGCGCGCAGAGATCGCCCGCGCCCTGCGGGAGAGCGGCGATCGCGCGCTGAGCTCGGACGACGTGGCGCGCCTCGCGGGGTTCGGCAGCGCCTCGTCGATGCGCCGGGCCATCTGAAGGACCAGGCGGCGAGGGCGCCTGTCTGCGCCGAGAGGACGAACCGACCCGTCGCGAACGGCGCCTGTGGTCTGGGGAGGGCAGCCTTCCGCGACGGATCGGCAGCGGGCGCCGTCGCTCGACGGCGTCCGCTCAGCAGGACGCTCTGGTGTACCCGACGAAGCCGCCCGAGGCGGTGGTGTACTGCCCTCTCGCTTCGATGACGTCGGTCCTGACGAGAACACCCGTGTTCGAGTACAGGTCACCGTTCGGAGCGAGGTAGAACCCTCCGCCGACGGGGACCGTTCCGGAGGGGATGGCGGGCGCGAAGGTCTGCGATCCGACGGTGTTGTACTGGAAGGCGATCCCCTCCTTGATGAACCCCACGAACCCGCCGGACGTGACCGTGTAGTCGCCGATGGCGGAGGAGGTGCCCGTCGCGGCGAGCACTCCGGTGTTCGTGTAGATGTCGCCGTTCGGAGCGAGGTAGAAGCCTCCGCCCACCGGGCGTGACCCGGTGGGCGCGGGGACCGCGAAGTACCCGCCCACCTTGTTGTACTGGCCTGTCGCCCCGGACCGATCGGTGATCCCGACGAATCCGCTCGTCGCCGCGGTCCAGTTGCCGACCGCCTCGGCGACGCCCGACCGGATGAGCCGGTCCTCGAAGTAGACGTCACCGTCCGCCGTCAGCCAGAAGCCGCCGCCGACGGGAGTGGCGCCGGTGGGGAGCGTCCACGGCGTGGTCGCGGAGCCCACTGCGTTGTACTGGAAGGCGGCTCCGTTCTTCGTGTACTGCAGGTAGCTCCCACCCTCGGGGTCGTAGCCCCCGACCGCGCCTGCTGCTGAGCCGGTAGCCACGATGGCGCCGTTGTTCAGGTAGACGTCACCGGTCGGGCTGCGGTAGAAGCCTCCGCCGATGGGCGTCGAGCCGCCGGGAACATTCGGAACGGTGAGGTCCGAGGCGCCGACGAGGTTGTACTGATGGGCCGTGTCGGACGGAGCGATCGAGACGGGCACCGAGGTCGACGCGTCGGTGGTCGAGGCTCCGATGACGGTGCTCGCGGACGCTCCATCGGCCGTCACCCCGCTCAACACGATCTCGCCGTTCGCGTCGGTCGGCAGCACCTTCGCACCGGTGCTCGAGTCCGACCAGGTCAGCCCGGTCGGCAGCGTCACGGTCACGAGGGTCCCGGCCGGGGCCGGAGCGGTGCCGTTCGTGGTGACGCGGAGCACGACGTCCTTGAGCGTCCCGCAGGCGGCGACCGAGTAGGGGCCGTTGGTGAAGGTGAGCGTGGCGGCCGTCGAGGCTGCGGCGAGGGGCGCTCCGACCGCCGTCGCGATGACCGGGATCGTCCAGGCGGCGCCGGCGACGAGAGTGCGGCGCTCGAGGCCGGCGGAGGTGAGGTGGGTGGTGTCGTGCGTCATGCAGTGCTCCTTGCTGAGGGGACGGTGTCGAGAGTGATCCTGAGTGCTCCTCGCCTTCCCGTCGACGCTCCGGAGCGCTCCCGTTGCGTTCCGCTGCGACGCCGTTGCGTTCTGCGGTCGAGCCCGGCCTGCGTGCCGCATCTGGGTACTGTCGGACCGCAGCCCGCTCCGCGCCGCCGGGCGACTCCTCCGCCAGCGCGCTCCCTCCGGAGCCGCCCGCCGCGGTCGGTCCGAGGAGGGGATCGCGTGATCCTGCGCGACGAGAGCGCCGCCCGCTGGCTGGTCGAGCACGATCTGGTGCCGTCGGGCCCGGCCCAGCTGGCGGTCGACGAGCTGTCGCGCGACGGACTGGGGCTCACACGGATCTGGCACGGCCCGGTCGAGGGTCGGCTGCGGTCGGCGAGCCGATCCCTCCTCCTGGTGCTCCAGCTCGACGGCGATCTCGACCTCCCGGCTCCGGACGGCGAGGATCTGCGCGTCGCGGCGGGAGGCGCCTTCGTCGTCGGCGCCGGTCAGGAGGTCGGCGTTCTCGCGCGGGAACCCACTGCTCGCATCGAGGTGCGGCTCCCACTCGAGGGTGTCTTCGCTCGGATCTCGGAGGGATCCTTGCCGGTGCTCGTCGCCGAGGACCGCGGATGGGCGCGCTCTGCGCTGATCTTGCTCACGAACAGCGTGCTCAATCTCGAGGACGAGACCCCGCTCCTCGACTTCGACCGCTTCCACGTCGCACTGCTCTCGTGCGCGGCGGCGTTCCTCCGCACGGCGGCCGAGCCGGCGGTTCGCGAGTCGTGGTCGCAGCAGCTGGTGCGTCGCGCGCAGGTGGTGCTGGAGCGTCGCGCCGCTGACCCCGACTGCTCGGTCGGATCGCTCGCCCGCGAGCTCGGGGTGTCTCCCGCGCACCTCGCCCGCGCGTTCCAGGCGGAGGGGCTCGACACTCCGCTGCGCGTCATCCGCGCGTACAGGCGCTCCCTCGCGCTCGCTCTGCTCGAGCGGCAGAGTGCGGAACGGGACGGGCGGCCGGACTTCGCGGAACTGGCGCGGTTGTCGGGATTCGGCTCCGTGGACAGCTTGCGGCGGGCGCTGTGATCGGATCTTCGTCACTGCTCGCGCGGACGCCAGGAGGAGCGCGCTCGCGCTTTCGGTGCGCAGGACGACAGTGACTCGAGAAGCGCTTGCACACAGCAAAGGGCCGGAGCCCGCTTCGAGCTCCGGCCCATTCTCTGTTTCCGGCCCCGCTACTCGAATCGATGCGCGGCCGGGAGTCTCGGCTCCGATTCAGCAGTTCGAACCGGCGGTCCAAGTGAAGTACTGCGCGTTGGCAGTGCCCCAGTTCTCGATGTTGCTGCTCGCGGCATTGACGTCCGTGGCGATGACGGTGCCCGCGTTGTCGTAGAGGGTCCCTCCGACCAGCCATCCGAGAGTTCCGACGGGCTGGCCACCCGAGGGAACGGCGACAGCGAAGCTCGAGGCGGGGCCGCCCGAGACCTGACTGCGATAGAAAGCAGTGCCGTCCATCGTCGTCCAGGTGAAGTACTGCGCGTTGCCCGTGCCCCAGTTCTCCATATCGCTGCTGGCGCTGGCCACGTCGGTGGCGATGACTGTGCCCGAGTTGTCGTAGAGGGTACCCCCGGCGAGCCATCCGAGTGTCCCGACGGACTGGGCGCCCGAGGGAACGGCGACGGGGAAGCTCGAGGCGGGGCCGCCCGAGACCTGGCTGCGGTAGAAGGCGGTGCCGTCGGTGGTGGTCCAGGTGAAGTACTGCGCGTTGCGATCTCCCCAGTTCTCCATGTTGCTGTCGGCCGTGGCGACGTCCGTCGCGATGACGGTCCCCGAGTTGTCGTAGAGCGTGCCGTCCGCGAGCCAGCCGAGGGTTCCGACGGGCTGGGCGCCCGAGGGGACCGCGACGGGGGAGGTCGAGACGGATCCGCCGGAGACCTGGTTGCGGTAGAAGGCGGTGCCGTCGGTGGTGGTCCAGGTGAAGTACTGCGCGTTGCGAGTCCCCCAGTTCTCCATCTCACTGTTCGCGGCCACGACGTCGGTGGCGATGACGGCGCCGGAGTTGTCGTACAGCGTGCCCTCGGCGAGCCAGCCGAGGGTTCCGACGGGCTGGGCGCCCGAGGGGACCGCGACGGGGAAGGTCGTGACCGGACCCCCGGAGACCTGACTGCGGTAGAAAGCAGCGCCACCCGAGACCGAGACCGGCGCCGACGTCGACGCCCCGGTCGTGGTCGCCGAGATCGACCCCGTTCCAGGAGTGCCCGTGGCCTTCACCCCGCTCAGAACGACCTCGCCGTTCCCATCGGTCGGGAAGATCCTCGATCCGGTATCGCCGTCCGACCAGGTCAGCCCGGCGGGCAGGGTCACGGTGACGGGCGTCCCCTGGGGAGCGGCAGCGGTCCCGTCCGTCGTCGCCGTCATCACGACGTCCTTCAGAGTGCCGCAGGCGGCGACGGAATACGGGCCGTTCGTGAAGGCCAGCGTCGGTCCGGTACCGGACGCCGCTGCAAGCGGCGCACCGATCGCGGTCGCGACGACGGGGATGGTCCAGGCGGCGCCGGCGACGACGGTGCGGCGGTGGACGGAGCCGGGGGTGTTCTCGGTCATGGGAGTCCTTCGAGATCGAGGTGGGCACCGGGAGCGGTGCGGAGCGATCGTGTCCCGGAGCGGCGCCGGTCGGCGGATGGAAGTGAGTTCCTGTCGGGAATGCGCACGATGCGCCGTCTGATTCGCGCACTTCGTCGATCCGCCGCAGCGAGTGCGCTCTCATGGATCCGTGACCGAGCTGCTGATGTCGACGAGGCCCCCTGCCCGCGGCCGGCGCGACTCCTTCGCCGAGCGCTCGCTCGCCCTGCGCGACGCGGCGGCGGTCGGCTGGCTGCAGGGCCGCGGTCTCTGGTGCGAGCCCCGCGGCCCCTTCCACCTCTTCGCCGACCGGCTCGTCGACGGACCCTTCGAGCTCCTCCGCGTCTGGCACACCCCGGCTCGTGTCGGCCGCTCGGCTCAGCACCCCAGCAGCGGGACGGTGATCCAGATCGACGGCGCGATCGTCCTCTCCACAGCGACGGAGTCGGTCGGCCTCGAGCCGGGCGGTGTCGCGCTGCTCCCCTCGAGCGGGCCCTGGACCCTGGAGGGGGCGGTCGCCAGCGCCCGCATCGAGATCCGCTCGCGCCCCGGGCTCTGGCCGCCGGACGTCGCCCGGCACCGGATCGAGACCCTCGACGCGATCAGCACGCCCTTCCGCGAGGTGCTCGTGGCGACGGCGATCAGCGCCCTCTCCTCCTCCCTCCGCCCGGAGGACGCCGGCTTCTCCGCCTTCAGGCAAGCCGTCGAGAACCTGGCGGCGGGCCTCCCGGCGCTGCGGAGCGGACCGACCGCGACGACGCCCGAGGAGACGCTGCGTCGTGAGGCGCTGCAGCTGATCGCGAAGGAGGCGGCGGATCCGGACCTGACGGTCGCGGGGCTCGCCGACCGCCTCCTCGTCTCGGACCGCCACCTCCACCGCGCTTTCGCCGAGCACGGAGCGACGCCCCTGGCCGAGATCCGCGCCGCCCGCGCAGACCTCGCCCGGCAGCACCTCGCCCTGCACCCCGGGCGGACGGGCCCTGACCGTCTCGAGATCGCCCGCCGCTCGGGCTTCCGCACTGTCCGCGCGATGAACGAGGCGCTGCGCGCGAGCCGGTGAGGTCGACGGGCGCCGAGCCGGTCGATCGATGAGCGCTCTACAGAGCAGAAAGTGCGGTCGATGAGCGCTGGAGCTTCCACGAAGGGAGGAACCATGATCGCTCGTCGCTCTGCGCGCCAGAGGGTCCCGCCGCTGCGGGGCTCCTGCGAGCACCTCCTCGCAGTCTCGGACGTCTCGCGCATCGGTGCTCTCCGAGCCCGACGAAGCGGCGGCGACCGGCCGTCGAGTGACGACGGAGTGGCGAACATCCACGAACTCGACCGGATCGTCTGGATCGCAGCGCGAGACGAGGACGACGACGCGACGGATGGCGAGATCGCCTACCTCTCCGGCGTCGCCATGTCCCCCGGCGGCGCCACGCCCGTAGCGGATGTCCGCCAGGAGGACGGACGCTCTCAGCACTGTGTGAACGATCCCAGCCGCTGCACCGCACGGAACGGGCGTTCGGCTCGACCCGGATCGGCGAGAGAACAGCCCTGCAGTAGCCGGCGCACATGTCCGCTCATGGCTCCCTGCATGTCCGGTTCTCTCCCTTGAGGCCATACGCGTCTGATGTACGGAGCACACTCTCCTCGGCTGGGCCCGCCGCCGCTCGCACGACCGAGGAGAACCGTCATGCACCACTCGAACGATCGCGCTCCCCGTGAGGACGTGCTCCTCGCCGCGGCGGCGTCCGCCTGGCTCGCGGAGCGAGGTGTCTCCGGTGACGGGCCGTCCCACCTGATCGCGGACGAGGTCGCGGCGGCGGACTTCCGTGTCGCCCGGGTCTGGCACACCGCGGCCTGCGTTGAGCGGGCGGCGGCTTCCGGCGTGCTGTTCGCCGAGGTGATCGCCGACGGGAACGCCGAGGTCAGCCTCGGAGGCACGACGCACGCCATCGCCTCCGGCGATCTCGTCGTCTCCCCGGAAGGAGGGCCGCTCGCGCTGACCGCGGTCGATCGCCTCGCGCGCTTCGAGTTCGAGATCCGCATCGTGGGGTCGGGGCTCTCGCCGGCGGTGGTCGACGTGCTGCGATCCGGAGTCGTGATCGCGGACGCCGCCCCGTCCTTCCGCCCCGTGCTCCTCGCCGCGGTCAACGCCGCCTTCAACGCGGGACTCGATCCGGACGCCGCGGGATTCGCGTCCTTCCGGCTCGCGACGACGAGCCTGCTCGCCGGGTTCCTCGACGAGGCACTCGCCCCTCGCCTCGTCGGGCGGTCGTCGAGCGAGGCGCTGCTGCACCGCCGGGCGCTCGACGCCCTCGCGCTCCACGCGGCCGACCCCGCTTTCTCGGCCGGCGCACTCGCGCGCGAGCTCGCGGTGTCGGAGCGGCATCTGCGGAGGATCTTCCAGGGGCGCGGGACCACTCCCGGCGCCGCGCTCCGCGACGCGCGCCTCGCGCGGGCGCACGCACTCCTCAGTGCTCCGGCGCCGCTGCCTCCGGGGGACGCTGCGCGTCTCGCCGGGTTCCGGTCTCCCCGGGCGTTGCGGCGCGCTGCAGCGCAGCGGGACACCGCCGTCTGACTGGCGAGATCGACCGAGGAGCACCGCTGCTGCGGACGTGTCCGCCGACGGACCGGAGGACGGCCGTCGGCGGACTCGCGACTCCTAGAGGCAGGTGACGGTCGGGCGCGTGAAGTTGATGTCCTGGTTCGTCGGCGGGTTGAGCCCGGCGGTGTCCGGCATCATCCATTCGAAAACGGCCTGGACGGGGCCGGTCGCGTTCGCGGTCCACTCGTAGTGGTAGGTGTTCCCGGCGGGCGGGATGTACTCCACTCCCGGCAGAGGCCGAGTCGTGCCGGCGAAGACCTGCTGCCCGTTGAGGTAGACGTTGAGTGCCTGCCTCTGCGAGCCCACAGGGTTGGAGAACGCAGGCATCGTGAAGTGGTAGCGCTTGCCCTGCACGACCTCGAGGGTGGTGAGCACGGCCATGGTCGCCGTGCCGAACCCCGGGGTCGCGTCCGCTGAGCTGGCGAAGCGCTCGCCGTCGCGGAAGTAGAAGGGGAACGAGATGAAGCCCGAGCGAGGGACCTGCCACGTCCAGGTGGACGCGGGTGGGAACTGGTTGCAGACGGGAGGCTGCGGGGGAGTCGTGATGGAGGCGGCGGCGAGCGGCGCGCCGACCGCCGTCGCGACGACGGGAATGGTCCAGGCGGCGCCGGCGACGACGGTGCGGCGCTGGACGGCGCCGGGGGTGGGCTTCTCTGTCATGTGATCTCCTCGATCGGTGGTCTGCGGTCGCTGCTGCTGAACCGCCTCGGTCATCGTCGGCGGGCGGGGCCGAGGTGCGGGCGTCGTGCGATGACCGCGTCCGCTGCGGGCGCCGCACACGTCCGAAGCGGGTCGTAGAGGCCCGTCCGTGGTCGAGGTTCTCCGCTCGACCGGGGGCGGCGGCGCGGCACAGTGCACCCGCCTCTGCCGGCTCGTCCCCGTGCGCGCTCGAGCCGAGAGAAGTCGTGAGCTTCCTCCCCGGACGGCTTCGACGTCGATCCGTCCACGGACTGCAGCCCTTCCCGCCCGGAGTGACACGATCTCCGGAACGATCTCGGAGATGCACGGGCTCGTCTCTCTCCTCCAGGCCGGCGGCGGCTTCGCGACCACCCGGGGCATCACCGCTTCGGCGATCCCGCGTGCCGTCGTGCAGCGCGCCCTCGACGACGGACTCCTCGTGCGTGTGCGTCGAGGCGTGTACGCGCTTGCGGGTGTGCCGCCGATCGAGCTCGCCGCGGTGCGGGCGGGAGGAGTGCTCACCTGCGTGTCGCTGCTTCGTCACCTCGGACTGTGGACTGTCGAGCGTCCCGCCCTGCACGTCGCCCTCG encodes the following:
- a CDS encoding AraC family transcriptional regulator, which produces MTTPPGSPVRRSASLAGEEAVAWLASAGFRVLDPRPPRVYVDEVRGADLRIARYWHSETTLLREAPARPRVAVLLQVDGAVELETPTWSDCAGPGSIALLPAFDSATVSARVSGARLEVEFDADQLPESVRRDYTAGALLDAEVRPFSSVLISTLNAAFNSELAPEDPRFAAFRLAVRSLVSGLLTVDAAAQGRLATRQELLVDRARRMIAERAADRAFSSAVLSDELRISPRSLQEAFAAHGSSPAAEIRAERAEIARALRESGDRALSSDDVARLAGFGSASSMRRAI
- a CDS encoding helix-turn-helix transcriptional regulator, with the translated sequence MILRDESAARWLVEHDLVPSGPAQLAVDELSRDGLGLTRIWHGPVEGRLRSASRSLLLVLQLDGDLDLPAPDGEDLRVAAGGAFVVGAGQEVGVLAREPTARIEVRLPLEGVFARISEGSLPVLVAEDRGWARSALILLTNSVLNLEDETPLLDFDRFHVALLSCAAAFLRTAAEPAVRESWSQQLVRRAQVVLERRAADPDCSVGSLARELGVSPAHLARAFQAEGLDTPLRVIRAYRRSLALALLERQSAERDGRPDFAELARLSGFGSVDSLRRAL
- a CDS encoding helix-turn-helix domain-containing protein, whose protein sequence is MTELLMSTRPPARGRRDSFAERSLALRDAAAVGWLQGRGLWCEPRGPFHLFADRLVDGPFELLRVWHTPARVGRSAQHPSSGTVIQIDGAIVLSTATESVGLEPGGVALLPSSGPWTLEGAVASARIEIRSRPGLWPPDVARHRIETLDAISTPFREVLVATAISALSSSLRPEDAGFSAFRQAVENLAAGLPALRSGPTATTPEETLRREALQLIAKEAADPDLTVAGLADRLLVSDRHLHRAFAEHGATPLAEIRAARADLARQHLALHPGRTGPDRLEIARRSGFRTVRAMNEALRASR
- a CDS encoding helix-turn-helix transcriptional regulator — its product is MHHSNDRAPREDVLLAAAASAWLAERGVSGDGPSHLIADEVAAADFRVARVWHTAACVERAAASGVLFAEVIADGNAEVSLGGTTHAIASGDLVVSPEGGPLALTAVDRLARFEFEIRIVGSGLSPAVVDVLRSGVVIADAAPSFRPVLLAAVNAAFNAGLDPDAAGFASFRLATTSLLAGFLDEALAPRLVGRSSSEALLHRRALDALALHAADPAFSAGALARELAVSERHLRRIFQGRGTTPGAALRDARLARAHALLSAPAPLPPGDAARLAGFRSPRALRRAAAQRDTAV